A region of Dermochelys coriacea isolate rDerCor1 chromosome 1, rDerCor1.pri.v4, whole genome shotgun sequence DNA encodes the following proteins:
- the RAD52 gene encoding DNA repair protein RAD52 homolog isoform X1, whose translation MVEEENGRQATDGSILPKSQEILLTLKPCGLQDITVADHDAREGTSECLKVRRQTMEATPARLVPTVAALLCALGSTSIRQPNTWPSRMPCVRGWVQSTSAAGRLVEDKRFVILRVTGSSVWPMRCLATMAGLIRSLSRMLDGSYHEDVGYGVSEGLKSKALSLEKARKEAVTDGLKRALKCFGNALGNCILDKDYLRSVNKLPRQLPPELDLAKAKRQDFEPAIEKARYSSCLQKQSAWQPQHCESMSPCKPGQEAASLSTVEQEQQNSSRHSITLVCGSDATYQRKLRQKQLQQQFREQMEKKQLTVANPVSKQTASHPSRVRHSTPAAAPQEPTAEEEFFADDPELWDIPLETTALCDTESHEKAAVAAPAPATPLGHYHMMTRSKTPQTMNHKKPQMRAAVWQVSPRHRPYSPSSNQGVPAECSPYRKSQGMKKRKLEPS comes from the exons ATGGTGGAGGAGGAAAATGGGAGACAGGCGACCGatggatccattctccccaagagccaggaaATACTTTTAACCCTAAAGCCCTGTGGGTTGCAGGACATCACTGTGGCTGACCATGATGCCAGGGAAGGCACCTCG GAATGTCTGAAAGTCAGGAGACAAACAATGGAAGCCACACCAGCAAGATTGGTTCCAACAGTGGCAGCTCTGCTGTGTGCTTTGGGCAG TACCAGTATACGGCAGCCGAATACCTGGCCATCCAGAATGCCCTGCGTCAGAGGTTGGGTCCAGAGTACATCAGCAGCCGGCAGGCTGGTGGAGGACAAAAG GTTTGTTATATTGAGGGTCACAGGGTCATCAGTCTGGCCAATGAGATGTTTGGCTACAATGGCTGGGCTCATTCGGTCACTCAGCAGAATGTTG GATGGGTCGTACCATGAAGATGTGGGTTATGGAGTGAGTGAGGGCCTGAAGTCTAAGGCATTGTCCCTAGAAAAGGCAAGGAAAGAAGCAGTGACAGATGGACTGAAGAGGGCACTCAA GTGCTTTGGAAATGCTCTTGGGAACTGCATCCTGGACAAAGACTACCTGCGATCAGTGAATAAACTTCCTCGTCAG CTGCCTCCTGAGTTGGATTTGGCCAAAGCAAAAAGGCAAGACTTTGAGCCTGCAATAGAGAAGGCTAGATACAGTAGCTGTCTGCAGAAGCAGAGTGCATGGCAACCCCAGCACTGTGAGAGCATGTCCCCATGCAAACCTGGCCAGGAAGCAGCTTCCTTAAGCACAGTTGAGCAGGAGCAGCAAAACAGCTCCAG ACATAGCATCACCTTAGTCTGTGGGAGTGATGCCACTTACCAGCGGAAGTTACGGCAGAAGCAGCTTCAGCAGCAGTTCCGGGAGCAAATGGAGAAAAAACAGCTGACAGTAGCCAATCCAGTCAGCAAACAGA CAGCATCTCATCCCTCACGGGTgagacacagcactccagcagcagcaccccaGGAACCAACCGCCGAAGAGGAGTTCTTTGCAG ATGACCCTGAGCTTTGGGACATCCCCCTGGAGACCACTGCTCTCTGTGATACAGAGAGCCATGAAAAAGCAGCTGTAGCAGCCCCGGCTCCTGCAACACCTCTTGGACACTATCACATGATGACTCGCAGCAAGACCCCTCAAACAATGAACCATAAGAAACCACAAATGAGGGCTGCAGTATGGCAGGTGTCCCCTAGGCACAGGCCTTACAGCCCCTCTTCCAACCAAGGTGTACCAG CAGAGTGCAGCCCATACAGGAAGAGCCAaggcatgaagaaaaggaaactgGAACCCTCCTAA
- the RAD52 gene encoding DNA repair protein RAD52 homolog isoform X2, whose protein sequence is MSESQETNNGSHTSKIGSNSGSSAVCFGQYQYTAAEYLAIQNALRQRLGPEYISSRQAGGGQKVCYIEGHRVISLANEMFGYNGWAHSVTQQNVDFVDLNNGKFYVGVCAFVKVQLKDGSYHEDVGYGVSEGLKSKALSLEKARKEAVTDGLKRALKCFGNALGNCILDKDYLRSVNKLPRQLPPELDLAKAKRQDFEPAIEKARYSSCLQKQSAWQPQHCESMSPCKPGQEAASLSTVEQEQQNSSRHSITLVCGSDATYQRKLRQKQLQQQFREQMEKKQLTVANPVSKQTASHPSRVRHSTPAAAPQEPTAEEEFFADDPELWDIPLETTALCDTESHEKAAVAAPAPATPLGHYHMMTRSKTPQTMNHKKPQMRAAVWQVSPRHRPYSPSSNQGVPAECSPYRKSQGMKKRKLEPS, encoded by the exons ATGTCTGAAAGTCAGGAGACAAACAATGGAAGCCACACCAGCAAGATTGGTTCCAACAGTGGCAGCTCTGCTGTGTGCTTTGGGCAG TACCAGTATACGGCAGCCGAATACCTGGCCATCCAGAATGCCCTGCGTCAGAGGTTGGGTCCAGAGTACATCAGCAGCCGGCAGGCTGGTGGAGGACAAAAG GTTTGTTATATTGAGGGTCACAGGGTCATCAGTCTGGCCAATGAGATGTTTGGCTACAATGGCTGGGCTCATTCGGTCACTCAGCAGAATGTTG ATTTTGTTGATCTCAACAATGGCAAATTCTATGTGGGAGTTTGTGCATTTGTGAAAGTCCAACTCAAG GATGGGTCGTACCATGAAGATGTGGGTTATGGAGTGAGTGAGGGCCTGAAGTCTAAGGCATTGTCCCTAGAAAAGGCAAGGAAAGAAGCAGTGACAGATGGACTGAAGAGGGCACTCAA GTGCTTTGGAAATGCTCTTGGGAACTGCATCCTGGACAAAGACTACCTGCGATCAGTGAATAAACTTCCTCGTCAG CTGCCTCCTGAGTTGGATTTGGCCAAAGCAAAAAGGCAAGACTTTGAGCCTGCAATAGAGAAGGCTAGATACAGTAGCTGTCTGCAGAAGCAGAGTGCATGGCAACCCCAGCACTGTGAGAGCATGTCCCCATGCAAACCTGGCCAGGAAGCAGCTTCCTTAAGCACAGTTGAGCAGGAGCAGCAAAACAGCTCCAG ACATAGCATCACCTTAGTCTGTGGGAGTGATGCCACTTACCAGCGGAAGTTACGGCAGAAGCAGCTTCAGCAGCAGTTCCGGGAGCAAATGGAGAAAAAACAGCTGACAGTAGCCAATCCAGTCAGCAAACAGA CAGCATCTCATCCCTCACGGGTgagacacagcactccagcagcagcaccccaGGAACCAACCGCCGAAGAGGAGTTCTTTGCAG ATGACCCTGAGCTTTGGGACATCCCCCTGGAGACCACTGCTCTCTGTGATACAGAGAGCCATGAAAAAGCAGCTGTAGCAGCCCCGGCTCCTGCAACACCTCTTGGACACTATCACATGATGACTCGCAGCAAGACCCCTCAAACAATGAACCATAAGAAACCACAAATGAGGGCTGCAGTATGGCAGGTGTCCCCTAGGCACAGGCCTTACAGCCCCTCTTCCAACCAAGGTGTACCAG CAGAGTGCAGCCCATACAGGAAGAGCCAaggcatgaagaaaaggaaactgGAACCCTCCTAA
- the RAD52 gene encoding DNA repair protein RAD52 homolog isoform X3, producing the protein MSESQETNNGSHTSKIGSNSGSSAVCFGQYQYTAAEYLAIQNALRQRLGPEYISSRQAGGGQKVCYIEGHRVISLANEMFGYNGWAHSVTQQNVDFVDLNNGKFYVGVCAFVKVQLKDGSYHEDVGYGVSEGLKSKALSLEKARKEAVTDGLKRALKCFGNALGNCILDKDYLRSVNKLPRQLPPELDLAKAKRQDFEPAIEKARYSSCLQKQSAWQPQHCESMSPCKPGQEAASLSTVEQEQQNSSRHSITLVCGSDATYQRKLRQKQLQQQFREQMEKKQLTVANPVSKQTSHPSRVRHSTPAAAPQEPTAEEEFFADDPELWDIPLETTALCDTESHEKAAVAAPAPATPLGHYHMMTRSKTPQTMNHKKPQMRAAVWQVSPRHRPYSPSSNQGVPAECSPYRKSQGMKKRKLEPS; encoded by the exons ATGTCTGAAAGTCAGGAGACAAACAATGGAAGCCACACCAGCAAGATTGGTTCCAACAGTGGCAGCTCTGCTGTGTGCTTTGGGCAG TACCAGTATACGGCAGCCGAATACCTGGCCATCCAGAATGCCCTGCGTCAGAGGTTGGGTCCAGAGTACATCAGCAGCCGGCAGGCTGGTGGAGGACAAAAG GTTTGTTATATTGAGGGTCACAGGGTCATCAGTCTGGCCAATGAGATGTTTGGCTACAATGGCTGGGCTCATTCGGTCACTCAGCAGAATGTTG ATTTTGTTGATCTCAACAATGGCAAATTCTATGTGGGAGTTTGTGCATTTGTGAAAGTCCAACTCAAG GATGGGTCGTACCATGAAGATGTGGGTTATGGAGTGAGTGAGGGCCTGAAGTCTAAGGCATTGTCCCTAGAAAAGGCAAGGAAAGAAGCAGTGACAGATGGACTGAAGAGGGCACTCAA GTGCTTTGGAAATGCTCTTGGGAACTGCATCCTGGACAAAGACTACCTGCGATCAGTGAATAAACTTCCTCGTCAG CTGCCTCCTGAGTTGGATTTGGCCAAAGCAAAAAGGCAAGACTTTGAGCCTGCAATAGAGAAGGCTAGATACAGTAGCTGTCTGCAGAAGCAGAGTGCATGGCAACCCCAGCACTGTGAGAGCATGTCCCCATGCAAACCTGGCCAGGAAGCAGCTTCCTTAAGCACAGTTGAGCAGGAGCAGCAAAACAGCTCCAG ACATAGCATCACCTTAGTCTGTGGGAGTGATGCCACTTACCAGCGGAAGTTACGGCAGAAGCAGCTTCAGCAGCAGTTCCGGGAGCAAATGGAGAAAAAACAGCTGACAGTAGCCAATCCAGTCAGCAAACAGA CATCTCATCCCTCACGGGTgagacacagcactccagcagcagcaccccaGGAACCAACCGCCGAAGAGGAGTTCTTTGCAG ATGACCCTGAGCTTTGGGACATCCCCCTGGAGACCACTGCTCTCTGTGATACAGAGAGCCATGAAAAAGCAGCTGTAGCAGCCCCGGCTCCTGCAACACCTCTTGGACACTATCACATGATGACTCGCAGCAAGACCCCTCAAACAATGAACCATAAGAAACCACAAATGAGGGCTGCAGTATGGCAGGTGTCCCCTAGGCACAGGCCTTACAGCCCCTCTTCCAACCAAGGTGTACCAG CAGAGTGCAGCCCATACAGGAAGAGCCAaggcatgaagaaaaggaaactgGAACCCTCCTAA